The Cyclopterus lumpus isolate fCycLum1 chromosome 6, fCycLum1.pri, whole genome shotgun sequence genome contains a region encoding:
- the csnk2a2b gene encoding casein kinase II subunit alpha' isoform X2: MSHCMHVMSDHSSSWAPLSACVGEGPDGCLLFNQEDYQLVRKLGRGKYSEVFEAINITNNEKMVVKILKPVKKKKIKREIKILENLRGGTNIIRLVDAIKDPVSRTPALVFECINNTDFKELYQKLTDYDIRFYMYELLKALDYCHSMGIMHRDVKPHNVMIDHQLRKLRLIDWGLAEFYHPSQEYNVRVASRYFKGPELLVDYQMYDYSLDMWSLGCMLASMIFQKEPFFHGQDNYDQLVRIAKVLGTDELFGYLRKYHIELDPRFKDLLGQQSRKRWEQFVQTENQHLVSPEALDLLDKLLRYDHQQRLTATEAMEHAYFYPVIKEQSLSNSDNNMVSSGNTMAR, from the exons atgtcCCATTGCATGCATGTGATGTCTGACCACAGCAGCTCCTGGGCCCCactgagtgcatgtgtgggagAGGGACCAGATGGGTGTCTCTTATT CAACCAGGAGGACTACCAGCTGGTCCGCAAACTGGGCAGAGGGAAGTACAGCGAGGTGTTCGAGGCCATCAACATCACCAACAACGAGAAGATGGTGGTCAAGAtcctgaag ccggtcaagaagaagaagatcaagCGAGAGATCAAGATCCTGGAGAACCTTCGAGGGGGAACCAACATCATCCGACTGGTGGACGCGATCAAAGACCCAGTG TCCAGAACCCCAGCACTCGTCTTTGAATGCATCAATAACACAGACTTCAAG GAGTTGTACCAGAAGTTGACGGATTATGATATCCGTTTCTATATGTATGAACTACTGAAG GCTCTGGACTACTGTCACAGTATGGGAATCATGCACCGTGACGTCAAACCCCACAATGTGATGATCGACCACCAGTTGAGAAAG CTGCGCCTTATAGACTGGGGCTTGGCAGAGTTCTACCACCCATCCCAGGAGTACAACGTCAGAGTGGCCTCACGATACTTTAAAGGGCCCGAACTCCTGGTGGACTACCag ATGTATGATTACAGCCTAGACATGTGGAGCTTGGGCTGTATGCTGGCCAGTATGATTTTTCAGAAAGAACCTTTCTTCCATGGACAAGACAACTACGACCAG cTGGTGCGAATTGCCAAAGTCCTGGGGACGGACGAGCTGTTCGGCTACCTGCGCAAATACCACATCGAACTGGACCCGCGCTTCAAAGACCTGCTGGGACA gcagaGCAGGAAGCGCTGGGAGCAGTTTGTGCAGACGGAGAACCAGCACTTGGTGAGTCCTGAAGCTCTAGACCTGCTGGACAAGCTGCTACGCTACGACCACCAACAGAGGCTGACCGCCACAGAGGCCATGGAGCACGCTTACTTCT accCTGTAATAAAGGAGCAGTCTCTGTCAAACTCTGACAACAACATGGTATCCAGTGGCAACACTATGGCGCGATGA
- the csnk2a2b gene encoding casein kinase II subunit alpha' isoform X1, translating into MPGPVAGSKSRVYTDANTLKSREYWDYQAHVPNWNNQEDYQLVRKLGRGKYSEVFEAINITNNEKMVVKILKPVKKKKIKREIKILENLRGGTNIIRLVDAIKDPVSRTPALVFECINNTDFKELYQKLTDYDIRFYMYELLKALDYCHSMGIMHRDVKPHNVMIDHQLRKLRLIDWGLAEFYHPSQEYNVRVASRYFKGPELLVDYQMYDYSLDMWSLGCMLASMIFQKEPFFHGQDNYDQLVRIAKVLGTDELFGYLRKYHIELDPRFKDLLGQQSRKRWEQFVQTENQHLVSPEALDLLDKLLRYDHQQRLTATEAMEHAYFYPVIKEQSLSNSDNNMVSSGNTMAR; encoded by the exons ATGCCGGGTCCGGTGGCTGGTAGCAAGTCCCGTGTGTATACAGACGCCAACACTCTGAAGAGCCGGGAGTACTGGGACTACCAGGCCCACGTGCCCAACTggaa CAACCAGGAGGACTACCAGCTGGTCCGCAAACTGGGCAGAGGGAAGTACAGCGAGGTGTTCGAGGCCATCAACATCACCAACAACGAGAAGATGGTGGTCAAGAtcctgaag ccggtcaagaagaagaagatcaagCGAGAGATCAAGATCCTGGAGAACCTTCGAGGGGGAACCAACATCATCCGACTGGTGGACGCGATCAAAGACCCAGTG TCCAGAACCCCAGCACTCGTCTTTGAATGCATCAATAACACAGACTTCAAG GAGTTGTACCAGAAGTTGACGGATTATGATATCCGTTTCTATATGTATGAACTACTGAAG GCTCTGGACTACTGTCACAGTATGGGAATCATGCACCGTGACGTCAAACCCCACAATGTGATGATCGACCACCAGTTGAGAAAG CTGCGCCTTATAGACTGGGGCTTGGCAGAGTTCTACCACCCATCCCAGGAGTACAACGTCAGAGTGGCCTCACGATACTTTAAAGGGCCCGAACTCCTGGTGGACTACCag ATGTATGATTACAGCCTAGACATGTGGAGCTTGGGCTGTATGCTGGCCAGTATGATTTTTCAGAAAGAACCTTTCTTCCATGGACAAGACAACTACGACCAG cTGGTGCGAATTGCCAAAGTCCTGGGGACGGACGAGCTGTTCGGCTACCTGCGCAAATACCACATCGAACTGGACCCGCGCTTCAAAGACCTGCTGGGACA gcagaGCAGGAAGCGCTGGGAGCAGTTTGTGCAGACGGAGAACCAGCACTTGGTGAGTCCTGAAGCTCTAGACCTGCTGGACAAGCTGCTACGCTACGACCACCAACAGAGGCTGACCGCCACAGAGGCCATGGAGCACGCTTACTTCT accCTGTAATAAAGGAGCAGTCTCTGTCAAACTCTGACAACAACATGGTATCCAGTGGCAACACTATGGCGCGATGA